The following nucleotide sequence is from Actinomycetes bacterium.
TCGGGCCTGAGCACGGGCGTGACGATGATCCGCGCTCCTCGGACGTTCAGCCGGAACTCCTCGAACAGCAGGCGCAGCCGGTCTTGGAGCATGGGTGTGGTCTCGGCGTCGAGCGTGCCCCGCACCAACCGCTGCACTCGCGAGACGGCGTCCAGGAGACCGTCGAGCTGCTCGACCGGCATCGCCCCCTGAACGGCCTTCAGCCTGTCTCTCAGACGCTTCTGGGCGGCCTGGCACCAGCCTGCTCGCGCTCGTACTCGGCGTCGAGGCGTGAGTAGAGCTTCGCCGACAGCTCGCCCACCTCATACTCCTGCTGAGCCTTCCGCGCGAGGGTGCGGACTCGGACAAGATCGGCCTCGACCTGAGCCAGCTCGTCAGCGACCACACCCGCCTCGTCGTCGCGCAGCGCCAGTAGCCGGTCTCGCTCGCGCTCCACCGTGCGCCGCACGTCCACGACGTCCATGTGCCGGTCGCGCAGATGGTCCAGCACCGCCGAGTCCAGCATCTCCCGGTCGATGGGCGGCAGATCGCACTTGCCCATGCGACGACCGCGACAGCGGTACTTGTCCTTGTTCCGGCGACCGGGCTTCGGCGACTTGATCCCGACCCTCTCTCCGCAGCGGTCGCACCACACCTGCCCCGAGAGCAGGAACCGCGCCGCAGTCTCCGGGGAGGTGCCTCGCCCGGTGAGGTTGCCGGGTCCCTGCCGACCCGAGCGGCGCTCGCCCGACTCGGGGGTCGAGCCGGTGGGGCAGGGAGGGCGATACGAGATCCAGAAGGGGCAGGTCAAGTCCCTTAAGGCCAAGTTCGACTCCTGGACCAAGGCGCAGGCCGAGGCGAAGGCCAAGCGCGAGAACGAGCGCGCCGCGAAGGCCAAGGCCGCTGACGAGGAGATCGACGAGGCTCTCGAGCCCGACGACGAGACCGAGGACTCCGGCGACGAGGCCGAAGAGCCCGAGATCCACCAGCCGAAGGACGTCGTCGAGGTCGCGCAGGAGAACGGGGGGCTTCCCAAGGCACAGGCCGCCGCCGACGCGCACCGCAAGGCCACCCGTGCCGCCTCCAAGGCCGCCCGCCAGCCGAAGCCCGAGACCGAGTGATCCACACGCTCCGCCGCGCGCCTCTCAGGACGAGGGGTGCTGCGGCATGTTTGAGGGCCGGCAGGTGTGGTCGCACCCCCGGCCCAGGCACACGAGGAAGGAGCCTCACATGCCCGACGAGCGTACCCCTACCGCCGTCCGCAGAGCCGCGCTGATAGCCGACGTGCAGCGCGTGTCTGAGCTGCTCGCACAGTGCGTCGCCGAGGCGAGGCCCTGGACCTGCCCGTCCGGCGTGACGTATTCTCCGCGATCGCGACGATCGACGGGTGGCTGAACGATCTCAGGAGGTCTGCATGACCCTGTTCCTGGCCGTCAAGGCGTTGCTGCGCAAGCTGCGCATCCTGCGTCCGTTCCCGAAGGACGAGGTGCACTACGCGAGCCAGCGCCAGAAGGAACTGGTGGGCCAGATCAGGAAGGCTCATGGACTCGCCGCCGCCAACCAGGCGATGGACGAGATTGACGCGATGATGGCCCGGGTGGCTCCGACGGAGCAGTATCCGCCCGGCCAGGTCATCGACGACGTGACGCAGTACGTTCGGGCGAAGTATCTGCCCGACACCCTGCCCGACCCGAAGTCCTAGTCGACCCGCCGTCCGCCTCTGCGCGGGCGGTGTGGTATATGGGATGAGGCTCCGGCGGTGGGGAAGTGCGCGCACTTGGCGCGACAGCGCTTGACACGCCCCGCCGGCCCTCTATCGGAGGAGATGGGCATCTGCCTATGGCCCCCCACACCCATCCTCCGTGCTGCCAGAGGCTGGCCGGCCGCAGGAACCCGGCCCTCCTCTGCTTTTCGGAGGAGACAGGCGGCTTCCCGGCGGTTACTCACCCACCCGCCTGCCCTCCGTCCTGCTACGGAGGTTCGTAGTCCTCGTACCCGCCTTCGTCGTACCTGGGGCACGAGAACCCGTACTCCTCCGCCTCGCTGTGGTCGTCGGACATCTCACCTCCTCTCGGTCGTACCTCTGTATTGCCGTGAAGCACAGAGCAACGGCCGAGCCGGAGGGGCGAGAACGCCGACAAACTTACAGCGGTGTAAGTATGGAGGGGGCCGCCGATCCGGTCAAGCGCGCTGCTCAGGCGCGTCGCTGCTCGATCGCGTCGGGTGAGGCATCGTCGAACGCCGTCTAAGCAGGTGACCAGAAGTTCTGTCCGTAACGCCTGGTGGAGAACACCTGGGCCGACGAAGTAGCCTCGTAGGCCGTTGGAGCTTGCAACCACAGCGACCCACGAGGCACGGTCAGTCTGCGTCCCCCCATCGTGTACGCCACCCCACCCCACCCCACCGCCCACACCGAACTGCTTGACCTGCTCCACGGCCCCCACCGCGTCGCCTGCCGGCTGGTCATGATCCTGCTGTCTGCGCAAGGCCGGCAGCCAGCCCAGACCGCATCGCTGCTCGGCTACGACCCGCGCACCGTGCGCCGCTGGGTCCACCGCTACAACCGCGACGGGACCGCAAGCCTGGCCGACCGGCCACGTCCCGGCCGGCCCCGCCGTGGCGGTCGGCGGCGCACCCAGCGGATCCGCCGCCTGCTGGCCCAGCCCCGCGCCTGGACGATCGGGAGGCTCTGGCAGCGGCTGGGTCGACCCGCGATCAGCCTCGCACCGTGCACCGGCGCACCCGGGAGGTGGCCTGCTGGCGGCGGTCCCGGCTGGTCGCCAGGGGCGACCCCGATGCCGAGCGGCGCTGCGCCCAGGTCCGAGCCCACATCGCCGGCCTGCCCGCGGGCGCGGTGGTGCTGGCAGAAGACGAGACCCACCGCAACCTGCTGCCGTGGGTGCGGGCCACCTGGGTGGTGCGGGGCACCCGCCAGCGGGTGCTGACCCCGGGTGAATCGCCCTGGGTTTGATGGAGGCCGGTGGGGTTGGTTCTGGTCGGCTGTGCTGACGGTCGGCTGGGTCATTGTGCCGCACGGTTGTGGCGGGGCTCGAGGGGCTCGGAGCATCAGGGCTGGAGGAGTTCGTTGATGGTGACGGGCTCGTCACAGCAAGGGCAGTGTCCGCCAGGCCCCAGGCGGCGCATGAAGGTGCCGCAGTCCTGGCAGCGCTGGGTGCCGAGGAGCCTGGTCTGGCAGTCGGGGCACTCGTAGACGGTGCTGGTGCGGCGCGACCGGGTGGCAGGCAGCTCGGGTGACGTCGGGCTCGGGGTGTGACGGCGACGCCAGGCAGCCTGGCGGCAGGCGTCGGAGCACCAGCGCCGGACGCGCCCGGGTGGCAGCGGCCCGCC
It contains:
- a CDS encoding recombinase zinc beta ribbon domain-containing protein: MALRDLTCPFWISYRPPCPTGSTPESGERRSGRQGPGNLTGRGTSPETAARFLLSGQVWCDRCGERVGIKSPKPGRRNKDKYRCRGRRMGKCDLPPIDREMLDSAVLDHLRDRHMDVVDVRRTVERERDRLLALRDDEAGVVADELAQVEADLVRVRTLARKAQQEYEVGELSAKLYSRLDAEYEREQAGARPPRSV